One stretch of Zingiber officinale cultivar Zhangliang chromosome 6B, Zo_v1.1, whole genome shotgun sequence DNA includes these proteins:
- the LOC121990059 gene encoding 60S acidic ribosomal protein P2B-like, translating to MKIVAAYLLAVLGGNPNPSADDIRSILESVGAEAEDKRINHFLAEVKGKDITEIIAAGREKFASVPSGGSVAAIGVAAPGSGGAGGAPAVEEPKKEEKVEEKEESDEVWNLQPSSRV from the exons ATGAAAATTGTGGCGGCTTATCTCCTGGCCGTCCTCGGCGGCAACCCCAACCCCTCCGCCGATGATATCAGATCCATCCTTGAATCAG TGGGAGCGGAGGCAGAGGATAAGAGGATCAACCACTTCCTCGCGGAAGTCAAGGGCAAGGACATAACTGAAATCATCGCTGCAGGCCGGGAGAAGTTCGCTTCCGTGCCCTCTGGTGGCTCTGTGGCTGCCATCGGGGTCGCCGCCCCTGGTAGCGGCGGCGCGGGCGGCGCCCCAGCTGTAGAGGAGcctaagaaggaggagaaggtggaggagaaggaggaaTCCGACGAG GTTTGGAATCTTCAACCCAGCAGTCGTGTATGA